From the Leifsonia sp. AG29 genome, one window contains:
- a CDS encoding PLP-dependent cysteine synthase family protein — protein sequence MTMIDVPPPPTPGTAPAAGVCDSVAELIGNTPLVQLRSLSDGLPSRVLVKLENRNPGGSSKDRIALNMIRSAEAAGDLAPGATIVEATSGNTGIGLALIGRLTGHPVVIVHAADISDEKRKVLLAYGARLVEADWDAGPDDAANPRALADAIAADIPGSWRPTQFANRANPEAHYRGTGPEIWRQTGGAVTHFVASIGTGGTVSGTGRYLREASAGAVRVIGANPQGSTYGGDLPGRILVDGVGTAWPRDFWPQTFDPAAVDEIRTIDDREVYRTVRRLAAEEALLLGPSSGLAVATALRVASEAPAGSTVVAIAPDGGINYLTKAFDPVWLDAAGLGD from the coding sequence ATGACCATGATCGACGTCCCACCTCCACCGACCCCCGGCACCGCGCCGGCGGCCGGCGTGTGCGACTCGGTCGCCGAGCTCATCGGCAACACCCCGCTCGTCCAGCTCCGGTCTCTGAGCGACGGCCTGCCCTCCCGGGTGCTCGTGAAGCTCGAGAACCGGAACCCGGGCGGCTCCTCCAAGGACAGGATCGCGCTCAACATGATCCGCTCCGCCGAGGCCGCCGGCGACCTGGCGCCCGGGGCGACGATCGTGGAGGCGACGAGCGGCAACACCGGCATCGGTCTCGCCCTCATCGGACGGCTCACCGGCCACCCCGTCGTCATCGTCCACGCCGCCGACATCTCTGACGAGAAGCGGAAGGTCCTCCTCGCGTACGGCGCCCGCCTGGTCGAGGCCGACTGGGACGCCGGCCCCGACGATGCCGCGAACCCGCGTGCCCTGGCCGACGCGATCGCCGCCGATATCCCGGGTTCGTGGCGCCCCACGCAGTTCGCCAACCGTGCGAACCCGGAGGCGCACTACCGCGGGACCGGCCCGGAGATCTGGCGCCAGACCGGCGGTGCGGTCACCCACTTCGTCGCCTCCATCGGCACGGGAGGGACGGTCAGCGGAACCGGCCGCTACCTGCGCGAGGCCTCGGCCGGGGCCGTCCGGGTCATCGGCGCGAACCCGCAGGGATCGACCTACGGCGGCGACCTGCCGGGCCGCATCCTGGTCGACGGCGTCGGCACGGCGTGGCCGCGCGACTTCTGGCCCCAGACGTTCGACCCGGCGGCGGTCGACGAGATCCGCACCATCGACGACCGCGAGGTCTACCGGACGGTGCGGCGGCTCGCGGCGGAGGAGGCGCTCCTCCTCGGGCCGTCCTCCGGGCTCGCCGTCGCGACGGCGTTGCGGGTAGCGTCGGAGGCGCCTGCCGGCTCGACCGTCGTGGCGATCGCCCCCGACGGCGGCATCAACTATCTCACCAAGGCCTTCGACCCGGTCTGGCTCGACGCCGCCGGGCTCGGGGACTGA
- a CDS encoding sulfurtransferase, whose protein sequence is MTSPLISAAELATAVRSARPPRVLDVRWKLGGPPGPDEFARGHIPGAVYVDLDTELAGHGAPTDGRHPLPPLPVFQAAARRWGLNAGDDVVAYDDVSGTSAARLWWLLRYAGFTGTVRVLDGGLSAWVAAGGALERETVPPRPGRVELAYGSLPTLDADGAASLATDGILLDARAGERFRGEVEPIDPRAGHIPGAVSAPTTANLAPDGRHLSAEALATRFADLGVTPEARIGVYCGSGVTAAHEVLALVAAGFPEPALYPGSFSAWSNDPARPVETGG, encoded by the coding sequence GTGACCTCGCCGCTCATCTCGGCCGCCGAGCTCGCCACCGCAGTCCGGTCCGCGCGACCCCCGCGCGTGCTGGACGTGCGGTGGAAGCTCGGCGGCCCTCCCGGTCCCGACGAGTTCGCGCGCGGCCACATCCCGGGCGCCGTCTACGTCGACCTCGACACGGAACTCGCGGGGCACGGAGCGCCGACCGACGGCCGTCACCCGCTTCCCCCGCTCCCCGTGTTCCAGGCCGCTGCACGCCGCTGGGGACTGAACGCGGGCGACGACGTCGTCGCGTACGACGACGTCTCCGGTACCTCCGCGGCCCGGCTGTGGTGGCTGCTGCGCTACGCCGGCTTCACCGGCACCGTGCGCGTGCTCGACGGCGGACTCTCCGCGTGGGTCGCGGCCGGCGGTGCCCTCGAACGCGAGACCGTGCCCCCGCGGCCGGGACGGGTCGAGCTCGCGTACGGGTCGCTCCCGACCCTCGACGCCGACGGGGCCGCCTCGCTCGCGACCGACGGGATCCTCCTCGACGCCCGCGCCGGCGAGCGCTTCCGCGGCGAGGTGGAGCCCATCGACCCGCGCGCCGGCCACATCCCCGGAGCCGTGAGCGCGCCCACGACGGCCAACCTGGCGCCCGACGGCAGGCACCTCTCCGCGGAGGCGCTCGCAACGCGCTTCGCCGACCTCGGCGTCACCCCCGAGGCCCGCATCGGGGTGTACTGCGGCTCCGGCGTCACCGCCGCGCACGAGGTCCTCGCGCTCGTGGCGGCCGGCTTCCCGGAACCCGCGCTCTACCCCGGATCCTTCTCCGCCTGGTCGAACGACCCGGCCCGGCCGGTGGAGACAGGCGGGTAA
- a CDS encoding ribonucleotide-diphosphate reductase subunit beta: MGILGTGIEEGLLLKPVKYQWAMDLYDQAVANTWFPNEIQLGEDIADFKRMTDEERHAVTFLMSYFNPNELLVNKALAFGVYPYINAAEAHLYLAKQMWEEANHCMSFEYVLETFPIDREQAYNSHVDIPSMARKEEFEVRFIKRMTEQALDITTTEGKQDFIRNLVAYNVILEGIWFYSGFMVALSFRQRNLLRNFGSLIDWVVRDESLHLKFGINLILTVLEENPDLQTPEFANEIRQMILDAVEMEEQYNRDLLPGGILGLNANYINQYVKYLADRRLEELGFEAEYKVSNPAKWMATANDTLELVNFFESTNTSYESNAKASTGR; this comes from the coding sequence ATGGGGATCCTGGGAACGGGGATCGAAGAGGGCCTGCTGCTCAAGCCCGTGAAGTACCAGTGGGCGATGGACCTGTACGACCAGGCGGTCGCGAACACGTGGTTCCCGAACGAGATCCAGCTCGGGGAGGACATCGCCGACTTCAAGCGGATGACCGACGAGGAGCGTCACGCGGTCACCTTCCTGATGAGCTACTTCAACCCGAACGAGCTGCTGGTCAACAAGGCTCTGGCGTTCGGCGTCTACCCCTACATCAACGCGGCCGAGGCGCACCTCTACCTCGCGAAGCAGATGTGGGAGGAGGCCAACCACTGCATGTCGTTCGAGTACGTCCTCGAGACGTTCCCGATCGACCGCGAGCAGGCCTACAACTCCCACGTCGACATCCCGTCGATGGCCCGCAAGGAGGAGTTCGAGGTCCGCTTCATCAAGCGGATGACCGAGCAGGCGCTCGACATCACCACGACCGAGGGCAAGCAGGACTTCATCCGCAACCTCGTGGCGTACAACGTCATCCTCGAGGGGATCTGGTTCTACTCGGGCTTCATGGTGGCGCTGTCGTTCCGCCAACGGAACCTGCTGCGCAACTTCGGATCGCTGATCGACTGGGTGGTGCGCGACGAGTCGCTGCACCTCAAGTTCGGTATCAACCTGATCCTGACGGTGCTCGAGGAGAACCCCGACCTCCAGACGCCCGAGTTCGCTAACGAGATCCGCCAGATGATCCTCGACGCGGTCGAGATGGAGGAGCAGTACAACCGCGACCTCCTCCCGGGCGGCATCCTCGGCCTCAACGCCAACTACATCAACCAGTACGTGAAGTACCTGGCCGACCGGCGCCTCGAGGAGCTCGGCTTCGAGGCCGAGTACAAGGTGTCGAACCCCGCCAAGTGGATGGCCACCGCCAACGACACGCTCGAGCTGGTGAACTTCTTCGAGTCCACCAACACCTCGTACGAGTCGAACGCCAAGGCGTCCACCGGCCGGTGA